The Oncorhynchus kisutch isolate 150728-3 linkage group LG10, Okis_V2, whole genome shotgun sequence region gtgttgaatatttactgactcaagacatttcagtttttcattttgtattaatttgtaaacatttcaaaatcaTAATTCGACTTTGACAATATTATCtcatttttaatccattttaaattcaggcagtaacacagcaaaatgttcaaaaagtccaggggtgtgaatactttctgaaggcataaCGGGAGACCTGCATGCTGTGTGCCTCTCACCCGGAGAGaatccctcctctcccacctcagaTCACCTTCCCTTTCCCCACACACTCATTATCTCATTACACCACGACCACTGGGCTGGGGGGCGGAACACCTCCTCACACAAATAACGGGACGACGAGTagcgtgtgtttgcgtgtgttcgtatttgtgtgtgtgtgtgtgttttggatgtgtgtgtgttttggggtatTCCACACACAGCGTTTGGAGTGTTTGTTGACTTATTAAGGGGGATAATGAGAGCTTAAATTAAACAGTGTACTCCAGCAGccagcagccagagagagagagagagagactccactgAGAGGCAGCTAATTACCACAGCTCACAGACCCACGTCacccccactgtgtgtgtgtgtgtgtgtgtgtgtgtgtgtgtgtgtgtgtgtgtgtgtgtgtgtgtgtgtgtgtgtgtgtgtgtgtgtgtgtgtgtgtgtgtgtgtgtgtgtgtgtgtgtgtgagacagactgAAGCCACCACACTAGGTGGCTCAACAATTTGAATATGTGGCATAGGGCTGTGGGATTATAATGGGTTTAAGTACATTACTGCCAAATACTGTTTCAATTCACTGCCATACTGACACTGtctcatacactgagtgtataaaacattaggaacaccttattCCTAATATTGATGTGCACCcccttttgcactcagaacagcctcgattcgttggggcatggattctataaggtgtcgaaagtgttctacagggattctggcccatgttgaccccagtgcttcccacagttgtgtcaagttggctggatgtcagcCCCCTATCAATTCGAGTTTCAGCCAATGAGCTTTAGCACCTTGCCAagtgagtgacagctagcaagacacacacagtagagagagatagagagagagagaccaacaacGTAGTTCACATATCTGCATTTGCGACCGAGTACGCAATTTTCAAGGACTTCTTTTGGCTCATAGGCTCTACTTTCAGAACTAAAAGTATACAGAGGTACCAGAGAATGTCTTTAAGAGGGCTGAGCTCTTCAGATGTCCTCCTCACACGGtttggttatgtgtgtgtgtgtgtgcttgtgtgcgtgcacGTAGACCTGAGGGAAGTTAAGTGCTATGGGTTGATTTGGTCTCCAGCATCTAAAagcctgcctgctgtctggtCAATAATGCATTCCCCTTCGAGTGCTTCTTACAGTGTCAGTAGAGAAAAACAAGTCCCCCACAACCTTTTCTACCctgctctctctatcttcctcccttcctctcacatgttttttttgtacctttatttaactaagcaagtcagttaagaacaaattcttaattacaatgactaCTGGGGAacaataactgccttgttcaggggcagaaggacagatttttaccttgtcagcttggggattcgatttCGGTTACtcgcccaatgctctaaccaccaggctacctgccgccccaaatgtgtgtctgtgtgtggcacAGATCAGACTGTTTATTCCCAGCCTTCCTCCAGGCCTTTATCATCCTTAGCATTACTTTAATTCTCCACAGCAGCTCTGACGGCCTGTCATCTCTCCCATACACAGACACTCCCTGACACGCATGTACACAATGCGACGCCTGCGCTAACACACACAGGGAAAAACATATTCACGCCAGTACATAAGCCAGTAATACAAAAACACTTCAACATACCCAGCATGCACATGTACAAATTCTTCCAAGACAACACAGCCGCTCGAAACACATCAGTTTCACATAAACACCCAATGCTGTGCTCCTGTGTAGAATGTGTCTCAGGATGTGATACTCCAATGGACAGTGTGATGGGCTAGTTATTGTGGTACTAACATCTGATGAGCCGCCACTACTATCTGTCATGCCTAAGCTTTcttcacacacatgcaaacacacaaacatcACGTGCACATTCATGCACACacgcaaggacacacacacacagctatgtctatctatacttgtgaggactttttggagacaaacaattgattcccattcaaaatcctattttccctaaccctaaaactaacccttatctaactctaaccctaaccctaaccttaatcccttGCCAGGGGTttagttctgaacagaaccattgTTTTGGGGGTTCCGTTCCACTATTCCGACTAGAAAAACAGTTCTGAACCAGTTAACAAAGAAAAAGTGATCGCTATATcattcctttctgttcctttttccttttttttttaataGTTCAAGAATAAATTGCTTCATCAATGGATAGAGCAACTTGCTATGGAGCGGACaaactacagtatgtacatgcaTTGGGCAAACAAGTGTGGTGTAGGGTGTGACTGAAATGTTACGGGTGAGGAGAGCACTGAACATGAAGCTCTGGGCATCttgttgttatgacatgcattatctgaattaggcccacagtattatacctacggaggagcggcttctatgaaggaactttgaatgtctttgaacttcagagATTTGGCTTAACtgacgttggaccagagctagcccttgatcatgactctcagttccattacattactcATAATGCCACCTGGAGTTTAAGAGCTAGACCAGAGCTagaccagagctagctagctaacaagcttgtgtgtgcagagcggcaccagaattaaatccaatgtgaaatttgataactatagtatccttaactagcattgaaaaactcaatccattcttctctaattaaaaatgtctctccctaatttctgaataATGCTTGTAACGTCAGTGGATACAGTAGACTATGCGTGCTtcggaggaagggggaggggcaggtagcctacgcCCACGCACTCTGAAATATTTTCAGCTGGACTGGAAAATAAATTCCCGGAATGTAAAATAACTTTATTAACCAGTTCATATTCTTTtaaataatggttctgttctgGAACTTTACAGAACACTTTCGTTCTCAGTTATGGTTTTGTTCCCCCAAAAAAGTAATTTTATGGTTTTCGGTTCtgtccctgaaccggttccaacccctgccccaaaaacctaaccctaccttctaactctgacccctaaccctaaccttaaccctaattttaaccctaaatctaacccctaagcctaaaataaaaATTTTACATGTGAGGACCAGAAAAATGTCCTCACTTCTCAGAATTGTAGTTTGTTTACGgttcttgtgaggacttctgtactcacaagtatagtaaaatgtgcacgcacgcacgcacgcaaacacacacacacacacacacacacacacacacacacacacacacacacacacacacacacacacacacacacacacacacacacacacacacacacacacacagcctttgaAACAAGAATGCACATGCATGCAGTACTTGTCTATGGCTTAACCAGCCTTTGTCTTTGGCTTGCATGAATTACACTTCCACAGCTATAGATCCACTGTCTAACCCTGCTGATTGCCTTCTCTCAATGCACATCAAACCTAATTGCAATTGTTAACCTTTACTTTGCACTCATCAACTAAATTGACTATTGGTCAGCTTTGgttataatgttaactttcacacTTCACATGACTCACCACTACATGGAAAGCTCTATATAATGAGTACTTCGGGTTTCACAAGTTTTACCATCTGTAAAGCAGTATTCTGAGCCATAAAGCTAGCTGAgacagcagcagcacagtcagtaCAATAATGGTATACACTCACCGAGAAATATGACTGCTGATAAGAACTTAGCATCATAGGAGGACGTGCCTTCCCTTCTCTTGATAAAACAAAACCTTCTGTGTTTCTACCTGTAGAATCACAATGCTCGTCAGTGGCTGAGAAActtgactttgagccaatcagagagcacaaACCTCCACGTGGGGGAGCGGATGGAAGTGACAAGAAAAAGGAAGAAATTAGGGCACTTTCCCTGTGTGATCCACCCCCTTTTCATCAGAATTGTTCTAACTAAAACAATAAAGCTGCATAATACATATTTAGAAGTAGAGCAAGTCTTTCCATCTCTTACATCATGTGCACCTAATCATTacgtagctaactagctagctaacgttagcttactaactgagccatacagcatgggggtggcagcaagatgttgtgggggtgctgtgctgcaggagtgactggtgcacttcacaaaatagatggcatcatgaggaaaggaaaatgatgtggatatattgaagcaacatctcaagacatcagttaaagcttggttgcaaatgggtcttccaaatggacaatgacctcatgcatacttccaaagttgtggcaaaatggcttaaggacaacaaagtcaaggtattggagtggccatcacaaagccctgacctcaatcccatagaaaatgtgtgagcagaagtgaaaaagcaaggaggcctacaaacctgattcagttacaccaactctgtcaggaggaatgagtcaaaattcacccaacttattgtgggaagcttgtggaaggctatccgaaacgtttgacccacgttaaacaatttaaagacaatgctaccaaatactagttgagtgtatgtaaacttctgacccactgggaatgtgatgaaagaaataaaagctgaaataaataattctctctactattattctgacatttcacattcttaaaataaagtggtgatcctaactgacctaagacatggtatttttattaggattaaatgtcaggaattgtgaagaactgagtttaaatgtatttgattaaggtgtatgtaaacttcagacttcaactgtagctagctCCACCGACTCTCTACAGCTAACACAGCTTTATTCAAAAACAAATCAATTGTGATTTAATTATAATTTTGCTAGCTACACACAAAAATGTTGGGTTGTTTCGTTACCCAACCGCTGGATTGCAGGCATTGGGTCACTTGGGTGGTTTGTTTTCTTAAAGactgctgggttattgatgcttgGTGCTcagttattgatgctgggttattgagatCTGACCCAACGGGTCAGCTCAGAAGACTAGAGGCGTGGCTTAGTAGGGATGTGGCTTTCAGGTAGTTATTTTTGGTCTGTGAGAGTGAATGTCATTCTGGTTACAGTTTTTGATAATTGCTTACACATGATTTCTGACACTATGGATCCTTTTCTCTAGACTCTACACACAGATTAACAAATAggcttgtcctcctcctccttgtcctcgtCCCCCTCTTACTCtcactcctcttcccctctctccaaaATTGGCCTCCATTGTTGTCCAAACCAAGAAAGCCTACCTGAAGCCTATTTATAGTGCTCAGGCTCTGATTTCTAAGTGAAGAAATGAGCTATAAGTGTTTTCACACGTCAGCACtgggtgtacatgtgtgtggCATTTGGTATGGCAGTGTTTTCCAAACAAAACACAAGACCTGTTAGTTTTGAATGATGTGTTTAATGTAGAGAactgtgtttagtgttttgcaaaaaGTGTGTTTTACAATTgcaaactgagtgtaaagcagaTAATGTGCTTGCAGTTTTGCAGACTTGGTCTGAAGATTAGGTACATGAGTTAATGGTTTCACTGAGTGTACCTCAATTACCACTTTTAGTGTgtaagtgattgtaaaaaactctAATCTGTTCTGTTGATCACATTTTAAGGTTTAACACTGACACAGTTTTAATGAGGTTTACACAAGTGTTTGAGTTCGTCAAGTGTCTATGCATCTGCCACGCTCCCTCAATGTTGGGATATGCAAATAATAATGTTAGGAATATGTCacgtaaaaaaatgtatcattagAAACTTTCAGTGTACTTGAAGAACAGGAATGATATGTACTCTTACGGGTGGCCAAAATAATTATCTGAATTATCTGCCCTTAGGCCACACCTCCTGGAAATTGGAAATGTTTCCACACAAAAATCAAAAGCCTAAAAGTGTTACTTTGGCCCCAGTCTCCCCTAATGCTGTGTAATACTGTAGGCTTATGTATTACAGTTTTCCACAAGTTTTCTGAATCTTTGGGCCATTTtcccaaaacacaacacacaaaactCTACAAATCTCTAGCAAAAGCATATACTGCATTCAAAACTGTTTTCTCTTTCCAAAATGTTTCTTTGCATCAAAATGACACACACGTCATATGAGTAGATCTATCTACCAACCAACAACACActgatgtgctcaacacaaaacatgactaCGAATATCCCATCAGTAGTTTTATGCCTTTTGCATTTTCAGTGTTACACTGTAGCCGGTTGTAAAAGATGTTACAGTAATGTACACATACTCaaatatacataaataaacaaacacacataaataaacacacaaatgCAATACAGTAACAAAAACATTGTCTTTATTTTCAACATGTAATATTTTTCAACACTTGTGTTTTGTATGTAACACTTTCCATACATAACAGGAGAAAACCAGGAAAAACATTCAGTAAGATAAAGCGTTTTCTGTTTAAAACAAAATGAAAGTGGCTCATTCtttcaaaactctaaacacaaaaACTAAGAAAAATGTATGAGAAAAGACCTGCCTCCTATTTTGGTCTGaccacagcacctcatctacatcacaagcgatgttctccctggctaaacagcgggGAAAGAATCTTCTGGAGTGATGGATCCAGCCGCCAAAAGCCCCCACAAACTTCACCACATGcatcctccattgcctggagaagagGCACGCGTGCGAGGGGATTGCGGTCATACACTTTCCATCGCCATGCGGCTGTTCGATGAACCAGTTGGTGACCAGAGCAGCCGGGTGGAAACTCACGTTGTCACAGATGACAACATACCTGGGCTGCTCTGGTCCACCCCTCTGCTCGGTTGGAATGTGGATGCCGTGTAGTGTGTCCAGGAATGTGATGAGAAGGGCGGTGTTGTAGGGACCAAGGTTGGCATGGTGATAGAGGACACCTTGCTGGCTAATGGCTGTGATATTCCCtccacgctgtccagggacattcACAATGGCACGGTGGCCAATAATGTTCCGTCCCTGTCCACTTCTTTTGGCTaggttgaagccagcctcatcAATATAAATATAAACGTGCTGTACCGGAATCCAGCTCCAAGACTCTCTGAAACACACAACAAGACAGTATGTGACATAGACCTAGAGCAGTCAATATGGTGAGGCACAATACACTGgattactgtactgtaatgtgtcTATA contains the following coding sequences:
- the LOC109897194 gene encoding uncharacterized protein LOC109897194: MNMCKESWSWIPVQHVYIYIDEAGFNLAKRSGQGRNIIGHRAIVNVPGQRGGNITAISQQGVLYHHANLGPYNTALLITFLDTLHGIHIPTEQRGGPEQPRYVVICDNVSFHPAALVTNWFIEQPHGDGKCMTAIPSHACLFSRQWRMHVVKFVGAFGGWIHHSRRFFPRCLARENIACDVDEVLWSDQNRRQVFSHTFFLVFVFRVLKE